The Cellulomonas sp. S1-8 genome has a window encoding:
- the nrdF gene encoding class 1b ribonucleoside-diphosphate reductase subunit beta, with amino-acid sequence MSPTGKIKLVDRVSAINWNRVQDEKDVEVWDRLVGNFWLPEKVPVSNDIQSWATLTEAEKTMTTRVFTGLTLLDTIQGTVGAVSLIPDALTPHEEAVYTNIAFMESVHAKSYSSIFSTLISTKEIDEAFRWSEENPKLQRKAEIVLNYYRGDDPLKRKVASTMLESFLFYSGFYAPMYWASRAKLTNTADLIRLIIRDEAVHGYYIGYKFQKGLERVSPAERAELKEYTFNLLFELYDNEVEYTQDLYDELGLTEDVKKFLRYNANKALMNLGYEALFPRDETDVNPAILAALSPNADENHDFFSGSGSSYVIGKAVNTEDDDWDF; translated from the coding sequence ATGAGCCCCACAGGCAAGATCAAGCTGGTCGACCGCGTGTCGGCGATCAACTGGAACCGGGTGCAGGACGAGAAGGACGTCGAGGTCTGGGACCGGCTCGTCGGCAACTTCTGGCTGCCGGAGAAGGTGCCGGTCTCCAACGACATCCAGTCCTGGGCGACGCTCACCGAGGCCGAGAAGACGATGACGACGCGCGTCTTCACGGGCCTGACGCTGCTGGACACGATCCAGGGCACCGTCGGCGCGGTCAGCCTCATCCCCGACGCACTGACGCCGCACGAGGAGGCCGTCTACACGAACATCGCGTTCATGGAGTCGGTGCACGCCAAGTCGTACTCCTCGATCTTCTCGACGCTCATCTCCACCAAGGAGATCGACGAGGCGTTCCGCTGGTCGGAGGAGAACCCCAAGCTGCAGCGCAAGGCCGAGATCGTCCTGAACTACTACCGGGGCGACGACCCGCTGAAGCGCAAGGTCGCCTCGACGATGCTCGAGTCGTTCCTGTTCTACTCGGGCTTCTACGCGCCCATGTACTGGGCGTCGCGCGCCAAGCTCACCAACACGGCCGACCTGATCCGCCTCATCATCCGCGACGAGGCCGTGCACGGGTACTACATCGGCTACAAGTTCCAGAAGGGTCTGGAGCGGGTCTCGCCGGCCGAGCGTGCCGAGCTCAAGGAGTACACGTTCAACCTGCTCTTCGAGCTGTACGACAACGAGGTCGAGTACACGCAGGACCTCTACGACGAGCTCGGCCTCACCGAGGACGTCAAGAAGTTCCTGCGCTACAACGCCAACAAGGCCCTGATGAACCTCGGCTACGAGGCGCTGTTCCCGCGCGACGAGACGGACGTCAACCCGGCGATCCTCGCCGCGCTGAGCCCCAACGCCGACGAGAACCACGACTTCTTCTCCGGGTCGGGCTCGTCGTACGTCATCGGCAAGGCCGTCAACACCGAGGACGACGACTGGGACTTCTGA
- a CDS encoding carboxymuconolactone decarboxylase family protein has product MSVSEAFEAFAHETPTQFATWLRAVGDLGDASALDERTQEIAYLAVLAATGLHSGLDFHARRALELGAARDEVLSAVLVGLPAAGNRVTSALPYVVAACADPAPPAGP; this is encoded by the coding sequence ATGAGCGTGTCCGAGGCGTTCGAGGCGTTCGCCCACGAGACGCCGACCCAGTTCGCGACGTGGTTGCGGGCGGTCGGCGACCTCGGCGACGCCAGCGCGCTCGACGAGCGCACCCAGGAGATCGCCTACCTGGCGGTGCTCGCGGCGACCGGCCTGCACAGCGGCCTGGACTTCCACGCTCGCCGGGCGCTCGAGCTGGGGGCGGCCCGCGACGAGGTGCTGTCGGCGGTGCTCGTCGGGCTGCCCGCGGCAGGCAACCGCGTGACGTCGGCGCTGCCGTACGTGGTGGCCGCCTGCGCGGACCCGGCTCCCCCGGCCGGACCGTAG
- a CDS encoding cupin domain-containing protein, with product MTVESDPVVPGVIPAESLRMPGGRTLRFEGRHHGSGVSFFLVTNDPGQGPGLHRHPYTETWSVLDGEATIRMGEDEVVARVGDTTVVPPDTWHAFTNTGTGDLRMICIHASPVMIQEDACDAG from the coding sequence GTGACCGTCGAGAGCGACCCCGTCGTCCCCGGCGTGATCCCCGCCGAGTCGCTCCGCATGCCCGGCGGCCGGACCCTGCGGTTCGAGGGCCGGCATCACGGGTCCGGCGTCAGCTTCTTCCTCGTCACCAACGACCCCGGGCAGGGGCCAGGTCTGCACCGTCACCCGTACACCGAGACGTGGTCCGTCCTGGACGGCGAGGCGACGATCCGGATGGGCGAGGACGAGGTCGTCGCCCGGGTCGGGGACACCACCGTCGTGCCGCCCGACACCTGGCACGCCTTCACCAACACGGGCACCGGCGACCTGCGGATGATCTGCATCCACGCGTCGCCGGTGATGATCCAGGAGGACGCCTGCGACGCGGGGTGA
- a CDS encoding family 43 glycosylhydrolase: MRRGTARRGLVTVLAAGALLVPAAVAAPAQADNPIVQTIYTADPAPLVHDGRLYVYTGHDEDASTYFTMRDWRVFSTTDMANWTDHGSPMGLGTFAWAEADAWAGHVVERDGKFFWYVPVKQRGGGMVIGVGVSESPTGPFRDAIGRPLVGNSEIDPHVMIDDDGQAYLYWGNPNLWYVKLNRDMISYTGSPTRIPLTAAGFGARSGNAQRPTLYEEGPWVYKRNGTYYNVFPAECCSEFIGYSTSPGPTGPWTYRGTVMPRQGGSFTNHAGVIDYRGKSYFFYHNGALPGGGGFTRSVAVEEFAYRSDGSIPTLTMTTAGPPQIATLDPYVTQQAETIAWANGVETERATDGGLNLAFISNGDWVRVKGVAFGDGATTFTARVASATSGGRIEVRLDSATGPLAGSCIVPATGGWQTWVSTTCPVGGATGTRDVVLRFTGGSGELFNVTSWQFGRGGGPTPTPTPTPTPTPTPTPTPTVPPGTDVRVVNRASGKVMDVQSPNRDDLAVVGQWASNGQAWQRWQVVDAGGGYVRLRSVNSGKCLDVNGASTADGARLIQYTCHTNTNQQFSWRSTGDGYEQLVSRHSGRCVGVVGGSTADGAALEQRTCTSAATFQWSRTS; the protein is encoded by the coding sequence ATGAGACGCGGCACCGCACGACGCGGGCTGGTCACCGTGCTCGCGGCGGGGGCGCTGCTCGTCCCCGCCGCGGTCGCGGCACCCGCCCAGGCGGACAACCCGATCGTCCAGACGATCTACACGGCCGACCCCGCGCCGCTCGTCCACGACGGGCGCCTGTACGTCTACACGGGCCACGACGAGGACGCCTCGACGTACTTCACCATGCGCGACTGGCGGGTGTTCTCCACCACCGACATGGCCAACTGGACCGACCACGGCTCCCCGATGGGCCTGGGGACGTTCGCCTGGGCCGAGGCCGACGCGTGGGCCGGGCACGTCGTCGAGCGGGACGGGAAGTTCTTCTGGTACGTGCCCGTCAAGCAGCGCGGCGGCGGCATGGTCATCGGTGTCGGCGTCTCGGAGAGCCCGACCGGGCCGTTCCGCGACGCGATCGGACGGCCGCTGGTCGGCAACAGCGAGATCGACCCGCACGTCATGATCGACGACGACGGGCAGGCGTACCTCTACTGGGGCAACCCGAACCTCTGGTACGTCAAGCTCAACCGGGACATGATCTCGTACACCGGCAGCCCCACCCGGATCCCGCTGACGGCGGCCGGGTTCGGCGCCCGCAGCGGCAACGCGCAACGGCCCACCCTCTACGAGGAGGGCCCGTGGGTCTACAAGCGCAACGGGACGTACTACAACGTGTTCCCCGCGGAGTGCTGCAGCGAGTTCATCGGCTACTCCACGTCGCCCGGCCCGACGGGCCCGTGGACGTACCGCGGCACCGTCATGCCCCGGCAGGGCGGCAGCTTCACCAACCACGCCGGTGTCATCGACTACCGGGGGAAGTCCTACTTCTTCTACCACAACGGCGCGTTGCCGGGCGGGGGCGGGTTCACACGGTCGGTGGCGGTCGAGGAGTTCGCCTACCGGTCGGACGGGTCGATCCCGACGCTGACCATGACCACGGCCGGGCCACCACAGATCGCGACGCTCGACCCGTACGTCACGCAGCAGGCCGAGACCATCGCCTGGGCCAACGGCGTCGAGACCGAGCGCGCGACCGACGGCGGGCTCAACCTCGCGTTCATCAGCAACGGCGACTGGGTGCGGGTCAAGGGCGTCGCGTTCGGCGACGGCGCGACGACGTTCACCGCACGCGTGGCGTCGGCGACCAGCGGCGGACGCATCGAGGTGCGCCTCGACAGCGCCACCGGCCCGCTCGCGGGCTCCTGCATCGTGCCGGCGACGGGCGGCTGGCAGACGTGGGTCTCGACGACCTGCCCGGTCGGCGGCGCAACCGGTACCCGGGACGTGGTCCTGCGGTTCACGGGCGGCAGCGGCGAGCTGTTCAACGTGACGAGCTGGCAGTTCGGGCGCGGCGGGGGTCCGACTCCCACGCCGACGCCGACACCCACCCCGACGCCGACGCCGACGCCGACGCCCACCGTTCCTCCCGGTACGGACGTGCGGGTCGTCAACCGCGCGAGCGGCAAGGTGATGGACGTGCAGAGCCCCAACCGCGACGACCTCGCCGTGGTGGGCCAGTGGGCGAGCAACGGCCAGGCGTGGCAGCGCTGGCAGGTCGTCGACGCGGGCGGCGGGTACGTCCGGCTGCGCAGCGTGAACAGCGGCAAGTGCCTCGACGTGAACGGTGCGTCGACCGCGGACGGCGCCCGGCTCATCCAGTACACGTGCCACACCAACACCAACCAGCAGTTCTCGTGGCGGTCGACGGGTGACGGCTACGAGCAGCTGGTGAGCCGGCACAGTGGCCGGTGCGTGGGCGTCGTCGGCGGGTCCACGGCGGACGGCGCAGCCTTGGAGCAGCGGACGTGCACATCAGCGGCCACGTTCCAGTGGAGCCGGACCTCCTGA
- a CDS encoding glycoside hydrolase family 27 protein, translating to MSRTRPRSRFRTLALVLALLVTPAVGLAAPSAPAAAAPAPTVDEPAPLPPLGWNSWNTFYCNINEQMIRQSADAMVSSGMAAAGYQYVVVDDCWMQDTRDGSGNLRANTSRFPSGMKALGDYIHSKGLKFGIYHAPREKTCDQYFGNRPGTSSNGYETRDAQLFASWGVDYVKHDWCDPRGNVQEQAALFKKFGDALKATGRPIVYSINPNSAHDNTAPTYSGWGGFADMWRTSEDLKDAWSTGCPQSDQWCFVGITEALDIIEPMREWTKPGQYNDPDMLMVGVRNTLTTTENRAHMSMWAMLSAPLIAGNDMRNMSADVRAILTNRDVLAIDQDPLVRQADRVRDDGDAEVWVKPLADGSAAVALLNRGNGARTISTSLAEAGLPTRTSTYRDLWTGASGQTGDRISANVPAHGVALYRVTSGTGPEPTATPTPTPTPTPTPTAQPGTTTTLVSASSGRCLDAPNGATSNGTKPVIWDCHGGTNQRWEATTARQLRVLGRCLDAAPGAAAGSAVQLWDCHGGTNQQWSFESNGTIRGVASGLCLDVDRNLTANNTAVLLWHCSGSANQRWTRR from the coding sequence GTGTCCCGCACCCGTCCCCGCTCCAGGTTCCGCACGCTCGCGCTCGTGCTCGCCCTGCTCGTCACGCCGGCGGTCGGCCTCGCGGCCCCGTCGGCGCCCGCCGCGGCCGCACCCGCCCCGACCGTCGACGAGCCGGCGCCCCTGCCACCGCTCGGCTGGAACAGCTGGAACACCTTCTACTGCAACATCAACGAGCAGATGATCCGCCAGTCGGCCGACGCGATGGTGAGCTCCGGCATGGCCGCGGCGGGCTACCAGTACGTCGTCGTCGACGACTGCTGGATGCAGGACACCCGGGACGGCTCCGGCAACCTGCGGGCGAACACGTCGCGCTTCCCGTCGGGCATGAAGGCCCTGGGCGACTACATCCACTCCAAGGGCCTGAAGTTCGGGATCTACCACGCGCCGCGGGAGAAGACCTGCGACCAGTACTTCGGCAACCGGCCCGGCACGTCGTCCAACGGCTACGAGACGCGCGACGCCCAGCTGTTCGCGTCGTGGGGCGTCGACTACGTCAAGCACGACTGGTGCGACCCGCGCGGCAACGTGCAGGAGCAGGCGGCGCTCTTCAAGAAGTTCGGGGACGCGCTCAAGGCCACCGGCCGACCGATCGTCTACTCGATCAACCCGAACAGCGCGCACGACAACACCGCACCCACCTACTCCGGCTGGGGCGGGTTCGCGGACATGTGGCGGACGTCGGAGGACCTGAAGGACGCCTGGTCCACGGGCTGCCCGCAGTCCGACCAGTGGTGCTTCGTCGGCATCACCGAGGCGCTCGACATCATCGAGCCCATGCGCGAGTGGACCAAGCCGGGGCAGTACAACGACCCGGACATGCTGATGGTCGGCGTGCGCAACACCCTGACCACCACCGAGAACCGCGCCCACATGAGCATGTGGGCGATGCTCTCGGCGCCCCTCATCGCGGGCAACGACATGCGGAACATGAGCGCCGACGTGCGCGCGATCCTCACCAACCGCGACGTCCTGGCCATCGACCAGGACCCGCTCGTCCGCCAGGCCGACCGCGTGCGGGACGACGGCGACGCCGAGGTGTGGGTCAAGCCCCTGGCCGACGGGTCCGCCGCCGTCGCGCTGCTCAACCGCGGCAACGGTGCACGCACCATCTCCACGTCCCTCGCCGAGGCCGGCCTGCCGACGCGGACGTCGACGTACCGCGACCTGTGGACCGGCGCGTCGGGCCAGACGGGCGACCGGATCTCCGCGAACGTGCCCGCGCACGGCGTCGCGCTGTACCGCGTCACCAGCGGGACGGGACCGGAGCCGACGGCGACGCCCACCCCCACCCCGACGCCGACCCCCACGCCGACCGCCCAGCCCGGCACGACCACGACGCTCGTCAGCGCGTCCTCCGGCCGGTGCCTCGACGCGCCCAACGGAGCGACGTCCAACGGCACCAAGCCCGTGATCTGGGACTGCCACGGCGGGACCAACCAGCGCTGGGAGGCCACGACCGCGCGGCAGCTCCGCGTGCTCGGGCGCTGCCTCGACGCGGCCCCCGGGGCCGCGGCCGGCTCCGCCGTGCAGCTGTGGGACTGCCACGGCGGCACCAACCAGCAGTGGTCGTTCGAGTCGAACGGCACGATCCGGGGCGTCGCGTCGGGGCTGTGCCTCGACGTGGACCGCAACCTCACGGCGAACAACACCGCCGTGCTGCTCTGGCACTGCTCCGGGTCGGCCAACCAGCGGTGGACCCGGCGATGA
- a CDS encoding TetR/AcrR family transcriptional regulator: MSYPNSPAAPHPPRGRPRDDRREREILATVTDLLAEVGYDGVTFEEVARRAGASKATLYRRWRTRRDMVMAALKAGPAARSGPDAIDTGSLRGDLLALCRRLDLTMRSADGRTAMLLLQAGLEDPDLCDEIERSTGPTGARLPASVVAAAVRRGELPADVDPFPYEEVAGSVLLLRRLNGLPADDHYLASLVDAVLLPALRSTGGTDRGLPPGIFSGHPAPPPGAAPTTAPTEETP; the protein is encoded by the coding sequence GTGTCGTATCCCAATTCGCCTGCCGCGCCGCACCCCCCGCGCGGCCGCCCCCGCGACGACCGCCGCGAGCGCGAGATCCTCGCGACGGTCACCGACCTGCTCGCCGAGGTCGGCTACGACGGCGTGACCTTCGAGGAGGTCGCCCGCCGCGCCGGCGCCTCGAAGGCGACGCTCTACCGACGGTGGCGCACCCGGCGCGACATGGTGATGGCCGCCCTCAAGGCCGGCCCCGCCGCCCGCTCCGGGCCCGACGCGATCGACACCGGCAGCCTGCGGGGCGACCTGCTGGCGCTCTGCCGCCGCCTGGACCTGACCATGCGCTCGGCCGACGGCCGCACCGCGATGCTCCTGCTCCAGGCGGGACTCGAGGACCCCGACCTGTGCGACGAGATCGAGCGGTCCACGGGCCCCACCGGTGCCCGGCTGCCGGCGAGCGTCGTGGCCGCGGCCGTGCGCCGCGGCGAGCTCCCCGCCGACGTCGACCCCTTCCCGTACGAGGAGGTCGCCGGCTCGGTGCTGCTGCTGCGTCGGCTGAACGGCCTGCCGGCCGACGACCACTACCTCGCCTCCCTCGTCGACGCCGTCCTGCTGCCCGCCCTGCGCAGCACCGGGGGCACCGACCGAGGGCTCCCCCCGGGGATCTTCTCCGGCCACCCCGCGCCGCCGCCCGGCGCCGCCCCCACGACCGCCCCCACCGAGGAGACCCCATGA
- a CDS encoding alpha/beta fold hydrolase yields the protein MTTALTTALTIDGFEYHRLPGDGDVEIHVAVAGDGPAVVLLHGFPQTHYMWRHVARALTDGHTVIVPDLRGYGRSAKPAETTPETYAKRTMARDVVEVARRLGHDRFGLVGHDRGALVGVRAGLDHPDVVRYLGVLDVLPTLDTWGVLQGVHAKVAWHLYLMAQPPGLPERMIAAVAPEFFASFLDAWDPDGSTFDPQVRRHYVDSSVASVDSIVADYRATAGVDLELDQADRDAGRGLAMPVGVVSQDWGAVLGFDARALWSAWANDLTYEPIAAGHFMAEEKPEEIVRFVRDLAARADA from the coding sequence ATGACCACCGCGCTCACCACCGCGCTCACCATCGACGGCTTCGAGTACCACCGGCTGCCCGGGGACGGCGACGTCGAGATCCACGTCGCGGTCGCGGGCGACGGCCCGGCGGTGGTGCTGCTGCACGGGTTCCCGCAGACGCACTACATGTGGCGCCACGTCGCCCGCGCGCTGACCGACGGGCACACCGTGATCGTCCCCGACCTGCGCGGCTACGGGCGCAGCGCCAAGCCCGCCGAGACGACGCCCGAGACCTACGCCAAGCGCACGATGGCCCGCGACGTCGTGGAGGTGGCCCGCCGGCTCGGTCACGACCGGTTCGGCCTCGTGGGCCACGACCGCGGCGCGCTGGTCGGCGTCCGCGCCGGCCTGGACCACCCCGACGTCGTGCGGTACCTGGGCGTCCTCGACGTCCTGCCGACGCTCGACACGTGGGGCGTGCTTCAGGGCGTCCACGCCAAGGTCGCGTGGCACCTGTACCTCATGGCGCAGCCCCCGGGCCTGCCGGAGCGGATGATCGCGGCCGTCGCCCCGGAGTTCTTCGCGTCGTTCCTCGACGCGTGGGACCCCGACGGCTCGACGTTCGACCCGCAGGTGCGCCGGCACTACGTCGACAGCTCGGTGGCGTCGGTCGACTCGATCGTCGCGGACTACCGCGCGACCGCGGGCGTCGACCTCGAGCTGGACCAGGCGGACCGCGACGCGGGCCGGGGTCTGGCCATGCCGGTGGGCGTCGTCTCCCAGGACTGGGGCGCCGTGCTGGGCTTCGACGCGCGCGCCCTGTGGAGCGCGTGGGCGAACGACCTGACGTACGAGCCGATCGCGGCGGGCCACTTCATGGCCGAGGAGAAGCCGGAGGAGATCGTCCGGTTCGTGCGCGACCTCGCCGCGCGCGCCGACGCCTGA
- a CDS encoding histidine phosphatase family protein, with the protein MPTRHLYLVRHGAADAFGELTATGRLQVDLLGGRLAQLPVDAVWHSPLPRAVASAGKIARHLPRVPVAPAQELVDHVPYVPTATEMPAPWRGFFDGYDHGEAAAGRALADALVDRFATPDVTRDTHEVLVTHAYPIAWLVRHALGAPPVRWLGLESGNAALTAIELRPGLPPTLVVFNDMGHLPAELRWTGFPATTRP; encoded by the coding sequence ATGCCCACCCGCCACCTGTACCTGGTCCGCCACGGCGCGGCCGACGCGTTCGGCGAGCTCACCGCGACCGGCCGCCTGCAGGTCGACCTGCTCGGCGGGCGCCTCGCGCAGCTCCCCGTCGACGCCGTGTGGCACTCCCCCCTGCCCCGCGCCGTCGCCAGCGCCGGCAAGATCGCCCGGCACCTGCCCCGGGTGCCCGTCGCACCGGCGCAGGAGCTGGTCGACCACGTGCCGTACGTCCCCACGGCCACCGAGATGCCGGCGCCCTGGCGCGGCTTCTTCGACGGCTACGACCACGGCGAGGCCGCCGCGGGCCGCGCCCTCGCCGACGCGCTCGTCGACCGGTTCGCGACGCCCGACGTCACGCGGGACACCCACGAGGTCCTCGTGACGCACGCCTACCCGATCGCGTGGCTCGTGCGGCACGCCCTCGGCGCACCGCCGGTGCGCTGGCTCGGCCTCGAGAGCGGGAACGCCGCGCTGACTGCGATCGAGCTGCGCCCCGGCCTGCCGCCGACGCTCGTGGTCTTCAACGACATGGGCCACCTGCCGGCGGAGCTGCGGTGGACGGGGTTCCCGGCGACGACGCGCCCGTAG
- a CDS encoding PEP/pyruvate-binding domain-containing protein: MLTPLADAVRATCGGKAGALGALVRAGLPVPDGFVVPFAAHLAAARDVSTTHGDARPAPTPGNLPPALLDAIAHRLHALGDGPVAVRSSAGDEDGAHASAAGQYRSVLGVRGVEQVADAVRACWTSLRSPQAVAYRDGSGPGAEPVMAVLVQRLVDADVAGVMFTADGPAGVTVVEASWGLGPSVVGGTVTPDAYRVAADGSVTAAIADKRTRVDRRATHLVTGDVAASDRARRTLDDAAVARLARLGRRVAAVLGGPQDVEWAMVDDELHVLQARPVTADLPASARPAQGPSPATLVGTPGSRGTATGAARIVRGPGDFARVRPGDVLVCPWTDPAWTPLLRLAAGVVTETGGVLSHAAIVARERGIPAVLGIPGATTRLHDARTLTVDGTAGTVTTHT, from the coding sequence GTGCTGACACCCCTGGCCGACGCCGTGCGCGCGACGTGCGGCGGGAAGGCCGGCGCCCTGGGCGCCCTGGTCCGCGCGGGACTACCGGTACCGGACGGGTTCGTCGTGCCGTTCGCCGCGCACCTGGCCGCCGCCCGCGACGTGTCGACGACGCACGGCGACGCGCGGCCGGCACCCACCCCGGGCAACCTGCCCCCGGCGCTCCTCGACGCGATCGCGCACCGCCTCCACGCCCTGGGGGACGGGCCGGTGGCCGTGCGGTCCTCCGCCGGCGACGAGGACGGCGCGCACGCGTCCGCCGCGGGTCAGTACCGGAGCGTCCTCGGCGTGCGGGGGGTCGAGCAGGTCGCCGACGCGGTGCGCGCGTGCTGGACGTCGCTCCGGTCGCCGCAGGCCGTCGCCTACCGGGACGGCTCCGGGCCGGGCGCGGAGCCGGTGATGGCGGTGCTGGTGCAGCGCCTTGTGGACGCCGACGTCGCGGGCGTGATGTTCACGGCCGACGGGCCTGCCGGGGTCACGGTCGTCGAGGCGTCCTGGGGGCTGGGTCCGAGCGTCGTCGGGGGCACGGTGACGCCGGACGCCTACCGGGTCGCCGCGGACGGCTCCGTGACGGCGGCGATCGCCGACAAGCGCACCCGCGTCGACCGGCGCGCGACGCACCTCGTGACGGGCGACGTCGCCGCGTCGGACCGCGCCCGCCGCACCCTCGACGACGCCGCCGTCGCCCGGCTCGCACGGCTGGGGAGGCGCGTCGCCGCCGTCCTGGGTGGCCCGCAGGACGTCGAGTGGGCGATGGTCGACGACGAGCTCCACGTGCTCCAGGCGCGGCCCGTCACGGCGGACCTGCCCGCGTCGGCGCGCCCGGCCCAGGGCCCCTCCCCCGCCACGCTCGTCGGGACGCCCGGCAGCCGCGGCACCGCGACCGGGGCCGCCCGCATCGTCCGCGGGCCCGGCGACTTCGCGCGCGTCCGGCCCGGCGACGTCCTCGTCTGCCCGTGGACCGACCCGGCGTGGACGCCGCTGCTGCGCCTCGCCGCCGGCGTCGTCACCGAGACCGGCGGGGTGCTGTCGCACGCGGCGATCGTCGCCCGCGAGCGGGGCATCCCCGCCGTCCTGGGCATCCCCGGCGCGACGACGAGGCTGCACGACGCCCGCACCCTGACGGTCGACGGCACCGCCGGGACCGTCACGACGCACACCTGA
- a CDS encoding DNA-binding protein: protein MESKDEGARAVDDDRAQAHREGRAREHLLRHGADALGDRPWRPAPVPPSAVDLVQYALHRSSDLARQDVLSALALLPAARAEVDGLEDGLLFVARSAGLTWAQMAQAMGFNSPQALQQHATRLTVRREAAR from the coding sequence ATGGAGAGCAAGGACGAGGGCGCCCGGGCGGTCGACGACGACCGGGCGCAGGCCCACCGGGAGGGCAGGGCGCGCGAGCACCTCCTGCGCCACGGCGCCGACGCCCTGGGCGACCGACCCTGGCGCCCGGCCCCCGTCCCGCCGTCGGCCGTCGACCTCGTGCAGTACGCGCTGCACCGCTCGTCGGACCTGGCACGGCAGGACGTCCTGAGCGCGCTCGCGCTGCTGCCGGCCGCGCGCGCCGAGGTCGACGGCCTCGAGGACGGCCTGCTGTTCGTCGCGCGCAGCGCGGGCCTGACGTGGGCGCAGATGGCGCAGGCGATGGGCTTCAACTCCCCGCAGGCGCTGCAGCAGCACGCCACCCGGCTGACGGTCCGCCGCGAGGCAGCCCGGTGA
- a CDS encoding transcriptional regulator: MTRPSAPDLLVLHAVRLLGFADTPAVARRFALDAASTQELLLDAEAYGGVSRATFADLSGWSLTERGRAHGQALLADELARTGSADDVHDVHRAFLPLNARLQRACTDWQLRPTPDDRLTTNDHTDHAWDARVLDELAAIERGLLPLAGRLAGLLTRFEGYDGRFAAARRRARAGEGAWVVGTDVDSCHRVWFELHEDLVATLGVDRHAQP; the protein is encoded by the coding sequence GTGACCCGGCCGTCCGCCCCCGACCTGCTGGTGCTGCACGCCGTGCGGCTCCTCGGGTTCGCCGACACCCCCGCCGTCGCGCGCCGCTTCGCCCTCGACGCCGCGTCGACGCAGGAGCTGCTGCTCGATGCCGAGGCGTACGGCGGGGTGTCGCGCGCGACCTTCGCGGACCTGAGCGGCTGGTCGCTCACCGAGCGCGGCCGCGCCCACGGCCAGGCGCTGCTGGCCGACGAGCTCGCCCGCACCGGCAGCGCGGACGACGTGCACGACGTCCACCGCGCGTTCCTGCCCCTCAACGCGCGCCTGCAGCGCGCCTGCACCGACTGGCAGCTGCGCCCCACGCCCGACGACCGCCTCACCACCAACGACCACACGGACCACGCGTGGGACGCGCGCGTCCTCGACGAGCTCGCCGCGATCGAGCGGGGCCTGCTCCCGCTCGCCGGGCGGCTCGCGGGACTCCTGACCCGGTTCGAGGGCTACGACGGGCGGTTCGCGGCGGCGCGCCGCCGCGCCCGCGCCGGGGAGGGCGCGTGGGTCGTCGGGACCGACGTCGACTCGTGCCACCGGGTGTGGTTCGAGCTCCACGAGGACCTCGTCGCGACGCTGGGCGTCGACCGTCACGCCCAGCCCTGA